One genomic region from Prunus persica cultivar Lovell chromosome G3, Prunus_persica_NCBIv2, whole genome shotgun sequence encodes:
- the LOC18766135 gene encoding pentatricopeptide repeat-containing protein At2g20710, mitochondrial, producing MIKLLGSNPWHGNAIFGVLRTLFYSTEALASCSPPFETLYHRISRAGNPRVSIAPVLDQWVEEGRDVNKSELQSFVKMLRKYRRYSHALQISEWMSDARNYDLSHGDIAIRLDLISKVCGLEQAEMYFNSLPDPLRNFKVYGALLFCSVEHKSLEKAENLFEKMKELGYVKGPLPYNVMLTLYSQLGQHEKLDILVKEMEEKVIDYDSFTLKIQLNLYANTSDIDRMEKLLMKIEANPLVTVDWNGYVVAAKGFLKAGLLEKASSMLRRSEQLVSNQTRTLAYEIFLSLYAAIGNKEEVYRIWNMYKFMARFKNSGYLCMLSSLVKLDDIGGAEMILEEWESGAKFFDIRIPNFLITTYCKKGLLVKAESYINKLEESGKPLDASTWTRLAAGYHMHGQMAKAVETMKRAILASQPGWELNHLILAACLEYLKEKGNLEVAHELLSLIRERDHFSEELCDKLEKYII from the exons TTAAGCTTCTTGGTTCCAATCCATGGCATGGCAATGCCATTTTTGGGGTTTTGCGGACACTATTTTACTCAACTGAGGCCCTGGCCTCCTGTTCACCCCCATTCGAAACTCTGTACCATAGAATTTCGCGGGCTGGAAACCCTAGGGTTTCCATTGCCCCAGTGCTCGATCAGTGGGTCGAAGAAGGGAGAGACGTCAACAAATCAGAGCTCCAAAGTTTCGTCAAGATGCTCCGCAAATATCGCCGCTACAGCCACGCTCTTCAg ATTTCAGAATGGATGAGTGATGCAAGGAACTATGATCTATCTCATGGAGACATTGCGATTCGGCTAGATTTGATCTCGAAAGTTTGTGGCCTAGAACAAGCTGAGATGTATTTTAATAGCCTCCCAGACCCATTGAGAAATTTCAAAGTGTATGGTGCTCTTTTATTCTGCTCTGTAGAGCATAAATCTTTGGAAAAGGCTGAGAATCTTTTCGAGAAGATGAAGGAGTTAGGTTATGTGAAAGGACCATTGCCTTATAATGTTATGTTAACCCTCTATTCGCAGTTGGGTCAACATGAAAAACTAGATATTCTGGTCAAAGAGATGGAAGAAAAAGTTATTGATTATGACAGCTTCACATTGAAGATTCAGTTGAACTTGTATGCAAACACTTCTGACATAGACAGAATGGAGAAGCTTTTAATGAAGATAGAAGCTAATCCTTTGGTCACAGTAGACTGGAATGGTTATGTTGTTGCAGCGAAAGGGTTCTTGAAAGCTGGCTTATTGGAGAAGGCATCATCAATGCTTAGGCGATCCGAGCAACTCGTTAGCAATCAAACAAGGACACTTGCTTATGAAATCTTCCTCAGTTTATACGCTGCTATTGGGAATAAAGAGGAGGTTTACCGTATTTGGAATATGTACAAATTTATGGCCAGATTTAAAAATTCCGGCTATCTTTGTATGTTAAGTTCATTAGTGAAGCTGGATGACATTGGTGGTGCTGAGATGATCTTGGAGGAATGGGAATCTGGGGCAAAGTTCTTTGACATTCGAATTCCCAACTTTCTGATCACTACTTACTGCAAGAAAGGTCTTTTGGTGAAGGCTGaatcatatataaataagCTTGAAGAGAGCGGAAAGCCACTGGATGCAAGCACATGGACTCGTTTGGCGGCCGGTTATCATATGCATGGTCAGATGGCGAAGGCAGTGGAAACAATGAAAAGGGCAATATTGGCAAGTCAACCAGGATGGGAGTTGAATCATTTAATTTTGGCTGCATGTCTTGAGTACTTGAAAGAGAAGGGAAATTTGGAAGTTGCACACGAGCTTTTGAGTTTAATTAGAGAAAGGGATCATTTTTCAGAAGAATTGTGTGATAAATTAGAAAAGTATATTATTTAG